The sequence TTGCTGAGTTGCTTTGATTCCCATTGGATTTGAAggtagaaatatgaaaaaatcatgtttgaaagcaggaaaaattcCAGTCTCCATCTTGGCACCTAGGAGTCTTCTACTCTCTGCGTGgatccttctctcctttctgtctgAAATCTCCCAAGTTTTCTGTGTCCTGAATCTTAGTGTCTTTTGCATGTCTGGGGTTCATGAGTCAGTGAGGCTGCACATCTTTGCGACCTCCCAGCCTCCACAATGCTGCCTTCATCTCTTTGTTGCGGAGTGTGTAGATGATGGGGTTAAGTAAGGGAGTGATGACAGTGTAGAAGACAGCGACCACTCCATCCAGGGGTTCCTGAGAACCAGGACGAAGGTAAATGAAGGTGCAGGGCACATAGTAAACAATGACAACGGTCAGGTGGGCAGCACAGGTGGAGAAGGCATTGCGACGCCCATCGACAGACTGGATTCGCAGGATGGCAGCCACTATATACCCATAGGAAGTGAGGATAAGCATAAAGCAGGTGAGGGCCAGGAACCCAATGTCCACAAAGGTGACCAGCTCATTGATGGTGGTGTCAGCACAGGCTAGACGCAGCATGGCGGGAATGTCACAGAAGAAGTAGTCTACCCGGTTGGGACCACAGAAAGGCAGCCGGAATATGAAGCTTGTTTGGAAAAGTGAGTGGAGGGTGCCTCCCAGCCAGGTGCCGAAAGCCAGGAAGTTACAGACATTGCGGGTCATAATGGTAGCATAATGTAAAGGCTTACAAATGGCCAGGAAACGATCATAAGCCATTAACGTGTAAAGGAAACATTCAGTACAGcccaggaaatggaaagaaaaaagctggatTACACAACCTCCAAAAGAGATAATCCTGCTATCCAAGAGAAAGCCAGCCAGCATCTTGGGGACAATGGCAGAGGAGATGGTCATGTCCAAGAAGGAGAGGTGACACAAGAACCAGTACATGGGGCGGTGGAGCCGGGTATCCACCAAGACGGTGAGGATGATGAGTCCATTGCCAGAGACTGTGAGGGCATAGATGACAAGAAAAGCCAAGAAGAGTGGCACCCCTAGCTGTGGTGGGTGGTGCAGACCCACCAAAATGAAGTGAGACACAGAAGTCTGGTTTTCACTGCGCATTTCCTTGCAGTTCACATCTGCCAGAAAAAGTAGCAGAAGGCCATTAAATTCTCTAGGCATGGAGCATATATTCTGTCATTCCCAAATATAGACATAGAAGggtctcagaaagagagagattgtgcTCCAGCTTTTGTTCCAAATCATTCTGTCACCCCCACACCCAACCTCCCTTCACACCTACCCACCTGACCCACCATGGATTTTGGGATTCTGCTGGGTTCTAGGGAGCAAGAGTTTTTTCCAAGGTTAAACCTATGTGACAGGTTATGTGTATGTAATTCAGGAGACTGAAGGAAAGACCGTACATAGAGTTCTTCATGTCAGGAAGAAGTACAGTCATATAAAACCTAAACTGATCCCTGAAGGAATGGCTATCCCATTGTTTTCCTTCACTTTGATCTCTGATCTATATACTAGAGAGATAATTAACCgcttatttatttaacaacacAAGAGTTggaattatattttctaatgtagGAAATATAATTCCCAATAAAAATCAGCACAGATTTTTAAACATGCATTATTTGGGCTACACATTGAATAAAGCTGTGGGTAGAAATAACCATTTTCATTAACTGCAAAAATACacatgccatttaaaatttttcatgataGTGAAGCAATACAAACTCTCATCCACAAGGCACCTGTTGTcatcttttttctctgcttttgggTAAGTGCAGTCTATCTGTCAATTGATCCATCAgttcatccgtccatccatccatccacccatccatctgtaTGTCTGTCATTAAGGAAGCATGTATTATATCTTAAGAGCATGACCTTAGAGGTCAGACCAGAATTAAAAATCCTAGCTCTTCCACTTATACCGTTGGTAAACTTGGAAAAGCCCATTTCCCCTTTCCTTGTTTAATTCTATAAGTGGGGACAATCATTGTGCTCATTTCACAGGactattgtaaggattaaataaaatcacatagtCCATAACAGCACACAATCAACATTGGCTATTATTTTCCATCAAAGCATGTGGTATGGTCCACATTATCAGGCAAATCCAGTGATTGCATTTGTGCCTGAGGTCTGAAGTAAACCCTTAGCTTCCCAAGACTTGTCCCATAGCAGATCTCAGTCCCCAGATTTGAAGCAGCATGATAAAGGCCTTTTGTCCCAGGGCTCTTGGTGACTGTCATCAACCACAGGGAAAGGTAGAAATAAGGGACATGACCAGAGCTCTTCCAGATGCCTAGGGCTCATGTGAGGGGATCCTTTCTAGTGTCACCTTCCTTCCACTCAGTTTTGCTTTAATAATCTGTTTACCAAGTGGAGACAAGCATTCCAAATGATATGTCACCTTCCAGAATCGTTCAGAAGGCTTCAGAGGGTGTGGAATGAAATTTGGTTTCCCGCTGGACCCCGAATGGGGAGAAGACCCAACATTATAGCTATGGCTGCCATCTGGCTACTTCCTTCTATACCACCAATCATGGCGTATCTGTGATCTTATCCCTCTCAATTTTCGTCAGTGCTGAAGAGACTACTCTTGCTGATGCAAACAGGCTTTCTGGGGACTGAGCAATTTCCTGGTCATGAGACTTTCCTTGTTAAACCTAGGAGAGCTGAGGGCAAACTGAGACAGTTGGTCCTCCTCAGGAAGGATCTAAACCACATAGAAACTAAATAATCTCTCACCATAGAGCTATAGAATCTATTGTgaaagaatttcagagaaaattcCTAGAGATTTCCTAGACACTTTCTTGTTTACACAGCATCCAAGGGCACAGTGTAAAATTACTGGCATGGCCTAGAGAACAAGGAGCTTTGTAATATGGTGTCGACTTatttccccagcctcccctgtcTGTGCTCCATCCCACAAATTTGTGCTATGGccggacattctttcctgtttcctttggCATCAGTCCCTTTAATCTAGAAGGTCCTTGCTCTGCTGATACCTGAAAATTTTCTACTCATCTTTCAGTGTCTCATTCATGTGTGATCTACTAAGGAAAGTCTTTGCTCCCTTTTCCCGAAATGGTCAGTTGGTCTTTGTAGCCTCCACAGTCCTTCACGTTTCCCTGGGCTCACAAAACATGCAGCCATTTGCCCTTCTGGATGCCCAGGTTCCCCCATTAGACTATGAGTTCCAAAGGGactttgtctcattttcttttcatcccaTGTTTGTGGCATATCTTTCActgaaagattcttttttttttttttttaaggtgcatttatttattttagagagagaaagagagagagtggaagggagcaacagagggagagggagagagaaacccaagcagactccatgctgagcacagagccccacactgggcttgatcccacgaccttgagaccatcacctgagccgaaaccaagagttggatgctcaactgactgtgccacctaggctccccttgcactgaaaaattgaaaaagtcTTAAATCCTATAGAAGAAATGCATTCCCCTCTGTCTGGATGTCCCTGTTATCTAGACACTGAATCCAGGACAGTATCACTTAGGTCTTAATGTAGCTCCTGAAATCATAAGAATTCCAACCAAAGGTCATTATTTActaatcaaattattttgaacaaatctCTTAATATTCTTagtctcagtttctcctttgttaaaaacaacaacaaccaccagagggagacaaagagagggaagagaaggtggTATAGATTCCCACCCGAAGAAGAAATCGCAATCTCTCTTGCATCCATAtcaattcacattttaaatttaattcttacacATAGAAGATCAATTTTCATGCAAGCCTAAATTCccttttgtcctgttctttttctcttgtctccccactgccctgccaTCTCGGTcgtcattcatttttataatttcttctctctgcatagaaataataatttctccCCTGGGAAATCCAAAAAGTACCCTCCTTTCCCCATTAGAAGCTAAAACTTCTCCAGTTACATGATGTGTACAATTTAGTCAGGATCACATGATATTATCAACTTACGATAGACTCATCTGTGTGAtgggaaaagaagcaggctccacatgcaGTCCTGGGGAAAGGGACATTAGTACCCAAACACTAGCATTCTCTGGCCATTCCAAACCCTGGATGAGCTGAACGAGGCTTAAGCTAGAGGCTGAAACTCATCTGGGTCAGAAAACTCTTGAGAGGTCTTTGGTGAGCAGAGCATAGAGGTCCTCCCCTCCTCACCATGTATTTGTCAAGCCCAGGCTGTTAGGAGATCTTGGCTGAGCTCTCTGTTCCCAACCTCTCACAGCCTTCTAAATAAGTATGTATCTCAGAAGAGTTTCCATCACTCCACTTCTGCCTGCCTTCTGGAATCTTCTCTGCTCATGGTCTCtacctgcctttgactcagccATAGCGCCATAGCCTTCTGCTTGCTTCAGCTCCTTGCTCTTTGCAGTTTCTTGGGGAAGCCCCTTTTTGAGCTGGGCGGGTGCCCTGGGCTCTCGGATACGCCCCAGCTTGATTTCGTCACTGTGCTCTTTTTGTACACTTCTCTGGGCACATCTGTCCTCTTTGTAGCCTTGTTCAAAGGGTTGGCCGAGATGTCTGTGGGCTTTGAGCTCTGAGGTCTCTTTCTGGAAAGcagcttcttccttcctctagTCTCCATGGGGGCTGATGTCACTTCTGCTTCCCCCTTCAGGGGCAATTAACTTGCATGAAAATAAGGCACACTGGGGATTTGTTAACAGCAAAATAGGAGCTAGGGCTTTTCCAGGAAGTTTGCTTTGTTGCTGGTAGTGTCCCTGAAGCACAGGATCCTGCTGAGAGCATACACCTACCTGATCAACTGATAGGAAGGACCActtctcctgtttctctctcttgtaAATAGGAGATAAAGTTGCCTTATTTGTTTATCCCATAAGGATGTGGAGATGGAATTTGAAAGCACTTTAAAGCCAAAAATGTTACATGAATGCCATATGTTAATTACCTAAAAGTGCCCTTTGAATTTCACTCAGCTTGAAAGAGTAAATTCCTAGGACTGGCAACACTGTTTCAGACAGAAATGTCTTATCTTCCAATAGGCAAGTAAGAGACtgagctaggggtgcctgggtggctcagctggttaagcaactgccttcggctcaggtcatgatcctggagtcccagaatggagtcctgcatcaggctccctgctcagtggagggcctgctcctctctcttgacttctctgctcttctgtgctctctctccccttctcgctctctctctctcaaataaataaataaaatcttaagaaaagaaaaagagaaagagagtctgAGCTAGATGGAGCATGCAATTTTGGCAATTCTTTTAAAGTCAAACACACTAGAGCTGGCAGGCCCTTTGGAGGAATAATCTAGAGCTACCCCCCCACCACGCATTTCACACTTAAACAGAACAGTTCTAAAGAGATTAAgttcaaagaagaaagatgatACTGTGTAGGTAGTGGAAACAATCTCCTACAAATCGGTGTAGATAGATGATAAGGAACCCCCCATCTATGAGAATGGAGGAGCCGAATAGAGCTGGGCTAACTTACAGACCAGAAAATTACCTTGCAGTATTTCCTAGCTCACCAGCGGGGAGTTGCAATTGGTGTTTTCAGCAATTGAGAGAACCCGCACATTGCCTGTGGAGTAAGTAGGGAGTGTTTTGATAGAGAGCAACACGTGGAAGCCCTGGGGCTCTTCACTTTCAACAAAGTAGTCATCAAatcttctgtgtctttggagaggCTCACAGAGATTGAGACTATTATCAAAGATTCAAAGATTCAGGATGGAAATCTCTAGGTCATCCCCACTTCAAGTCCGGTAGGACAAGTGCGAACAAGAGAGAGTTGGAAGCTGTAGTAATGAAGTCCTGACTATCTCGCAGCTCCAGATCTAGACGTGGTCCTGCTAGAATGTACTGGCACAGCCTTCGGCACTGCTGCACCTCCAACTCAGAGATACATCTAATTTGAAACAGTTTCCAAATATGTAGGAGTACATCAAAACTTTCAAtatacaaaagttttttttttttaagattttatttatttatttgaggcagttagagaaagagcacaagtaggcagagtagcaggcagagggcgagggagaagcaggctctctgctgagtacaGATCCGGATGGGGGGCCGATCCTGGGACCAGGGAATccgggcctgagctgaaggcagctgcttaacccactgagccacccaggcaccccaaacgtATGAAAGTTTTAAAGTACACCTATGTATTGTGAAAGTTTTACAAATTAGATGTATATATAATGCATAcataatacacatataaaaatgctaataaaaatgtGCATAACCATCATCcaatttcagaataaaatgttATAAGAACCATGAAGcatctttgtccttttcttccatGACGTCCTCTGCTCTCCCCATGAGAGGTAATAACTATCCTGAGATTTGTTACTCCTtcccttgattttcttttgaCAGTTCACCAAATAtgtgttcttttgtattttgaatttcatataaatggaatcatatagcagTATTCTTACCTAAAAGGTATGTTTTTGAGactccctgattttttttaaattttttattttttataaacatatctttttatccccaggggtacagatctgtgaatcaccaggtttacacacttcacagcactcaccaaagcacataacctccccaatgtccataatcacacctccttctcccaatccccctccccccagcaaccctcagtttgttttgtgagattaagagtcacttatggtttgtctccctcccaattccatcttgtttcattgattcttcttctacccacttaagcccccatgttgcatcaccacttcctcatatcagggagatcatatgatagttgtctttgtctgcttgacttatttcgctaagcatgatacgctctagttccatccatgttgtcgcaaatggcaagatttcatttcttttgatggctgcatagtattccattgtgtatatataccacatcttcttgatccattcatctgttgatggacatctaggttctttccatagtttggctattgtggacattgctgctataaacattcgggtgcatgtgcccctttggatcactacgtttgtatctttagggtaaatacccaatagtgcaattgctgggtcatagggcagttctattttcaacattttgaggaacctccatgctgttttccagagtggctgcaccagcttgcattcccaccaacagtgtaggaggattcccctttctccacatcctcgccagcatctgtcatttcctgacttgttgattttagccattctgactggtgtgaggtgatatctcattgtggttttgatttgtatttccctgatgccgagtgatatggagcactttttcatgtgtctgttggccatctggatgtcttctttgcagaaatgtctgttcatgtcctctgcccatttcttgattggattatttgttctttgggtgttgagtttgctaagttctttatagattttggacactagtcctttatctgatatgtcgtttgcaaatatcttctcccattctgtcagttgtcttttgattttgttaactgtttcctttgctgtgcaaaagcttttgatcttgatgaaatcctaatagttcatttttgcccttgcttcccttgcctttggcgatgttcctaggaagatgttgctgcggctgaggtggaagaggttgct comes from Mustela erminea isolate mMusErm1 chromosome 9, mMusErm1.Pri, whole genome shotgun sequence and encodes:
- the LOC116599092 gene encoding olfactory receptor 10G6 → MRSENQTSVSHFILVGLHHPPQLGVPLFLAFLVIYALTVSGNGLIILTVLVDTRLHRPMYWFLCHLSFLDMTISSAIVPKMLAGFLLDSRIISFGGCVIQLFSFHFLGCTECFLYTLMAYDRFLAICKPLHYATIMTRNVCNFLAFGTWLGGTLHSLFQTSFIFRLPFCGPNRVDYFFCDIPAMLRLACADTTINELVTFVDIGFLALTCFMLILTSYGYIVAAILRIQSVDGRRNAFSTCAAHLTVVIVYYVPCTFIYLRPGSQEPLDGVVAVFYTVITPLLNPIIYTLRNKEMKAALWRLGGRKDVQPH